A section of the Triticum dicoccoides isolate Atlit2015 ecotype Zavitan chromosome 7A, WEW_v2.0, whole genome shotgun sequence genome encodes:
- the LOC119328478 gene encoding uncharacterized protein LOC119328478, translating into MAEILGSAVASESVSRIFSILSGNSREDGGAEDNAERLEFAVLKIHSVVAVAEDWRILHQPLLDWKARLKRVAEEGDGILRAHRRRSAERERDEGVARKAVPVHKRVTRAAARFLPFRRGKDDDGDPGEATVRRFERLAHVADEFFRYVQLGGRPKSLTVSMEVPAEPLLAGKTLEFSLRNGSRDALLLLHPCDGNGEVVLFLSCDDSAAWEKNVKLCVVFQLLERTDILDIVMSSLQLLPPQFGAACATAREFVREARAQETSYASASSMSMRCVSSAWRCHRNSTDGGCAATDGMPRLPWPIVRVDAVYFAMPQNYSPDAPADQNKLLKLACHITPHLVPETYSRHYRQIGTETLQELSPEVADEGASACGREAAWWCPRSSTFLSVEPEFSVPPPTLQQLFLVQSLKGAM; encoded by the coding sequence CGGAGGACAACGCCGAGAGGCTGGAGTTCGCGGTGCTGAAGATCCACAGCGTTGTGGCCGTCGCCGAAGACTGGCGCATACTCCACCAACCATTGCTGGACTGGAAGGCGAGGCTGAAGCGCGTAGCCGAGGAAGGCGATGGCATCCTGCGCGCTCACAGGAGGAGGTCTGCGGAGCGCGAACGGGACGAGGGGGTTGCGAGGAAGGCTGTTCCCGTTCACAAGCGCGTCACTCGGGCAGCGGCACGCTTCTTGCCTTTCCGCCGCGGCAAGGACGACGACGGTGATCCGGGCGAGGCGACGGTGCGGAGGTTCGAGAGGCTAGCGCATGTCGCCGATGAGTTCTTCCGTTACGTCCAGCTTGGGGGCCGCCCGAAGAGCTTGACGGTGTCCATGGAAGTTCCTGCGGAGCCTCTGCTTGCAGGGAAGACGCTCGAGTTCTCCCTCAGGAACGGCAGCCGGGACGCCCTCCTGCTGCTCCACCCGTGCGACGGCAACGGGGAGGTCGTTCTGTTCCTCTCCTGCGACGACAGCGCGGCGTGGGAGAAGAACGTGAAGCTCTGCGTGGTGTTCCAGCTACTCGAGCGTACCGACATCTTGGATATCGTCATGTCTTCCTTGCAGCTGCTGCCTCCCCAGTTCGGCGCCGCCTGTGCGACGGCGAGGGAGTTCGTCAGGGAGGCGCGAGCGCAGGAAACGAGCTATGCCAGCGCGTCGTCCATGTCGATGCGGTGCGTCTCATCGGCGTGGAGGTGTCACCGCAATTCCACGGACGGGGGATGCGCGGCGACTGACGGCATGCCGCGGCTGCCGTGGCCGATCGTTCGAGTCGACGCCGTGTACTTCGCCATGCCGCAGAACTATTCGCCGGATGCGCCTGCGGACCAGAACAAGCTTCTGAAATTGGCATGTCATATCACTCCCCATCTTGTGCCCGAGACGTACTCCCGGCACTACCGGCAGATTGGGACGGAAACACTGCAAGAGCTGTCACCCGAAGTGGCCGACGAAGGAGCTTCAGCTTGCGGACGGGAGGCGGCGTGGTGGTGTCCTCGCAGCTCAACGTTTTTGTCGGTGGAACCAGAGTTTTCGGTGCCGCCGCCGACGCTGCAGCAGTTGTTCCTGGTGCAAAGCTTGAAGGGGGCAATGTAG